The genomic DNA GTTGAATCCGGAAAGTCAGACCGTGACGTGAGTATACTGGATGTACTTGAATTGCTTGGAATCCCGGTTGAGGCCGCGATCGCAGGCTTAACCACGGTTCTCGCCGGCATGGCCTATCTGTTGCGTCAGGTAGAAAAGTGATGTACTGCACTGGCAGCGGTGAGATGGTGTGTCAGTAGCAAGCCCAGATTGACCGGGCGGAATCTGCCGACCGATTCCTCGGATGGTGCCAGCTGATTCAGCTGTGGCGAAGACCGGTTATCGTATTGGACCTCAGCAGAGCAGCTGATACTCTGAGACCGGACTTCGCGGAAACGCAACGACTACCTCTGAAGACGAGCCACCGTCTCATCTTTAGTCTCTTCAACTTCGACTAACCCATCATCAGCCAGATCCGAGAGCAGTTCTCGAAGCCAGTCTCGACCGTGGTCGCCGTCTGGTGAATAGTCCACGCGGATTCGATGACCGAGGGTATCGAGAGTCATCTCGTCATAGTTACCGAGGAGTTTGATGATTCGCCCGCGGAACTGCCGGCGACTCCCCTCGAAGCTCGGTTGTGTGGGTACGTCGGGCGCGGTGAAGTCACCGGTCTGGTAGGCGTGACACCATTCGCGCCAGGGACACCCAGCCTCGTCACATCGTGGTTTCTTCCCGCAGGCAACACCGCCGAGTTCCATAATCGCGTTGTTCCAGATTCGGGACTCTCCAGCTGGCATAAGGGCGTTCGCAACGGTTTCGTAGTCTGGATCGTCCGCATTATGGATTTCTGCAAACGCGCGGTGGAGCACGCGCTTGACGTTCGTATCGACCACGGCATCGCCCTGGTTGAACGCGAAGGAGGCGACCGCGTTCGCAGTGTACGGGCCGACACCCATCAGCTCCTGCAGGCGCTCGGGCGTCCGGGGGAACGCGCCCGCCTCGACCCCCTCGACCTCGCCCTCGACGACCTGCCGGGCGGCCTCGTGGAGGTACTTCGCGCGGTTGTTGTAGCCCAGCGAGTGGTCCGTCCAGAAGCCGACCACGTCGGCGCGGTCGGCGGCCGCGAGGGTCTCGACGGTGGGCCACTCGTCGAGGAAGTCGTGCCAGGCCTCGACGACACGGTCGAGCTGGGTCTGCTGGCTCATCACCTCCGAGACGAGGATCTCGTACGGGTCCTCGGTCTCCCGCCACGGGAACGAGCGGTGGTCGGCCTCGTACCACGCGACGAGCGCCTCGCGGACCCGCTCGACCGCTTCCGGGTCGTCGGGGAGCGCGGGGGCGTCGCCGTCCTCGCGGGCAGCGCCCGCTGTGGTGCCATCGGGGAGTTCCTCGGACGCTGGCCCGGCGTCTGTCATCGTCGGGACTCCGCGTGGACGGTACTTTCCGGTGGCGGTTCCGGGCGGTCGTCACCTGACCCGTGACCCGTCGAGGCGAAAAGCTCAGGCGGCCGGCCACCCGGGAACGACCATGCACACGACCGGTCGGCTCCTCGTCCTGGCAGTCGCCTGCCTCGTGGTGGCCTGGCTCGCGGGCCGGTTCGTCGGCGTCACCGCCGGGATGGCGCTCACCGTGCTCGGACTCCTGTTCGTCGTGGCCGCCATCGCCAACTCCTACCTGGCCGATGTCCGCGAGGGCTACCGCTCGGGGCGAGAGGAGTGAACGGCAGGAGGGCCGACGCTACGCGTCGTGGGTGTCGAAAGCGAGAAACGCAGGAGAGATCCGCGGAAGAACTCCTACCGGGTCAGCCCAGCAGCAGGCGGAGCCAGCGGTTGTTCTGGACGAACTCGGTCTTCTCGAGGTAGGCGTCCAGGCCGAGGATGCGGCCCGAGCCGACCGCGCCGAGACCGAACAGGAGGGCCGCGTAGACGAGGTGGTCGTCGACGACCCAGCCGTGCGCGACCGGGAGTCCGGCCATGATGCCGCCCGTCAGGCTGGCGAGCCAGAAGAACATCATCATGACGGCGCCCCAGAACGCGTTCCAGCGCACCGCCGCGCCGATGATGAGGCCGAAGCCGGTCAGGGTCAGGCCCCACATGACGAGGATGTCGATGAGCGGCATTCCCGCCATGCTCGCGAAGAACCCGGTCAGCGGGTTCCCCTCGGGGATGGCGTTGAGCAGGAAGCCCGACGCGGTCCAGTTGTTCTCCGGGTTCGCGTCGAGGTACGTGACGAGCTTGGTGAGTCCGCCCTGGAGGAGGACCCAGCCCATGACGACCCGCATCGAGACCAGCGCGTAGCCGATCCAGT from Haloglomus litoreum includes the following:
- a CDS encoding A/G-specific adenine glycosylase produces the protein MTDAGPASEELPDGTTAGAAREDGDAPALPDDPEAVERVREALVAWYEADHRSFPWRETEDPYEILVSEVMSQQTQLDRVVEAWHDFLDEWPTVETLAAADRADVVGFWTDHSLGYNNRAKYLHEAARQVVEGEVEGVEAGAFPRTPERLQELMGVGPYTANAVASFAFNQGDAVVDTNVKRVLHRAFAEIHNADDPDYETVANALMPAGESRIWNNAIMELGGVACGKKPRCDEAGCPWREWCHAYQTGDFTAPDVPTQPSFEGSRRQFRGRIIKLLGNYDEMTLDTLGHRIRVDYSPDGDHGRDWLRELLSDLADDGLVEVEETKDETVARLQR
- a CDS encoding DoxX family membrane protein: MSTKNTTRQVDTEIFGREAHFEYSEHWIGYALVSMRVVMGWVLLQGGLTKLVTYLDANPENNWTASGFLLNAIPEGNPLTGFFASMAGMPLIDILVMWGLTLTGFGLIIGAAVRWNAFWGAVMMMFFWLASLTGGIMAGLPVAHGWVVDDHLVYAALLFGLGAVGSGRILGLDAYLEKTEFVQNNRWLRLLLG